From the genome of Ananas comosus cultivar F153 linkage group 16, ASM154086v1, whole genome shotgun sequence, one region includes:
- the LOC109722597 gene encoding uncharacterized protein LOC109722597: protein MLTRASARTHARPPAPAPLPARVDSPACATRARARALAPARPRSRKTRRLLPYLLRIPKPRSKAPSSIYHRQSRKEGERRKAEKRARESRRPPRLTRGRSHAGPYSRERAVEEKSRPTRPTAQRHLPDGTADGTGNRAREGGEYGRRQTGRRTGQATGREKTETYRTGQATGRLKAERHRHEGGEQRRIVRGDATVFPREDSAGVAATK from the exons ATGCTCACCCGAGCCAGCGCCCGCACGCACGCTCGGCCGCCCGCGCCCGCTCCCTTGCCTGCCCGTGTCGACTCGCCTGCCTGCGCCactcgcgcccgcgcccgcgcgcTGGCGCCTGCTCGCCCCCGCTCGCGCAAAACGCGGAGGCTCCTGCCGTACCTTCTTAGGATTCCCAAACCGCGCTCAAAAGCACCCTCCAGTATTTATCATAGGCAAAGCAGAAAAGAGGGCGAGCGACGTAAAGCAGAaaaaagagcaagagagagcCGCCGACCACCACGCCTCACGCGAG GAAGAAGCCACGCCGGGCCGTACAGCCGAGAACGTGCGGTGGAGGAAAAGTCGCGGCCCACACGACCGACGGCACAACGCCACCTCCCAGACGGGACGGCGGACGGGACAGGCAACAGGGCGAGAGAAGGCGGAGAGTACGGGAGAAGGCAGACGGGACGTCGGACGGGACAGGCAACAGGGCGAGAGAAGACGGAGACCTATCGGACGGGACAGGCAACAGGGCGATTGAAGGCGGAGAGGCACCGCCACGAAGGCGGAGAGCAACGCCGCATCGTACGGGGGGATGCGACGGTGTTCCCGAGGGAGGACAGCGCTGGCGTCGCGGCTACGAAATGA
- the LOC109722221 gene encoding cyclase-associated protein 1-like — translation MKSKNRSDTAGVVSASEKETVSGRSSISKRSTPKFELQMGRKWAVENQVGEKNLVIDDCDAKQSVYVYGCKNSVLQVKGKVNNITIDKCTKMGILFKDIVAACEIVNCNSVEVQCEGSAPTILIDNTSGCQLYLGKDSLETSITIAKSSEVNVLVSGAGPDGDWAEHPLPQQFVHTFRDGQFTTSPVSHSGGL, via the exons ATGAAGAGCAAGAATAGAAGCGACACAGCTGGTGTCGTTAGTGCGTCTGAAAAAGAAACCGTGTCTGGCCGTTCTTCCATCTCAAAAAGAAGCACACCAAAATTCGAGCTTCAAATGGGTCGCAA ATGGGCAGTTGAGAATCAGGTTGGAGAAAAGAACTTGGTTATTGATGATTGTGATGCAAAACAATCTGTTTATGTTTATGGATGCAAAAATAGTGTATTGCAAGTCAAGG GAAAGGTGAACAACATAACCATAGATAAATGCACTAAAATGGGGATCCTCTTTAAG GATATAGTTGCAGCTTGTGAAATTGTGAACTGCAACAGTGTTGAGGTGCAATGTGAG GGCTCAGCGCCGACAATATTAATAGACAATACATCAGGTTGCCAACTTTATCTGGGCAAAGATTCATTGGAGACTTCTATAACAATTGCTAAATCAAGTGAGGTTAATGTTCTGGTTTCTGGTGCAGGCCCTGATGGTGACTGG GCTGAGCATCCGCTGCCGCAACAGTTTGTTCATACTTTCAGAGATGGACAATTCACAACTTCACCGGTTTCCCATTCCGGCGG ATTGTAA